A portion of the Litorimonas taeanensis genome contains these proteins:
- the trxA gene encoding thioredoxin gives MNTPSSDTASNMTADIIKDSSDMAFMADVVEASKETPVVVDFWAPWCGPCKQLMPALERAVKGVSGKVKMVKINIDENPGVAGQLGVRSIPAVFAFKDGKPVDGFMGGQPESELDKFIGRLAGEVDPSAEAQSLVERARDSLAAGDIGGAAQDYAQALSLDEANPSARAGLAQINLDSGNDIGAAELISNTPVSLVDHPEIAAIRSKLALIEAAPEPDAEDPALELAQSVENNPDNLDARLELAKAYAATGRNAQAVEQLLYSIRKNRAHNDEAARLFLLTIFEAEGPQSEVSINGRRELSSILFA, from the coding sequence ATGAACACACCATCTTCTGATACAGCGTCCAATATGACTGCGGATATTATCAAAGATTCGTCTGATATGGCTTTTATGGCTGATGTTGTTGAAGCCTCGAAAGAAACGCCTGTCGTTGTAGATTTCTGGGCGCCTTGGTGCGGTCCCTGTAAACAACTTATGCCAGCACTTGAGCGAGCCGTTAAAGGTGTCTCTGGTAAAGTTAAGATGGTTAAAATTAACATTGACGAAAACCCTGGCGTTGCAGGTCAATTGGGAGTGCGTTCTATTCCTGCTGTTTTTGCTTTCAAAGATGGAAAGCCTGTGGACGGGTTTATGGGCGGACAGCCAGAATCAGAACTTGATAAGTTCATAGGCCGCTTGGCAGGGGAGGTGGACCCATCTGCGGAAGCACAAAGCCTCGTAGAGCGGGCCCGTGATAGTCTGGCTGCAGGAGATATTGGCGGCGCCGCTCAAGATTATGCTCAAGCTCTGAGTCTTGATGAGGCAAACCCCTCTGCCCGTGCAGGGCTTGCCCAAATCAATTTAGATTCTGGCAATGACATTGGCGCAGCAGAGCTAATCTCTAACACCCCAGTTTCCCTCGTGGATCATCCGGAAATCGCAGCCATTCGGTCTAAGCTAGCTCTCATTGAGGCCGCCCCTGAGCCAGACGCGGAAGACCCTGCACTCGAACTGGCACAATCTGTCGAAAACAACCCAGACAATCTTGATGCGCGGCTAGAGCTTGCTAAAGCCTATGCCGCAACAGGACGCAATGCACAGGCCGTTGAGCAGCTTTTATACTCTATTCGTAAAAACAGAGCCCATAATGACGAAGCTGCTCGGCTTTTCCTTTTGACAATATTCGAAGCGGAAGGCCCTCAATCAGAGGTCTCTATCAATGGTCGCCGTGAGCTTTCCTCAATCTTATTTGCATAA
- a CDS encoding LON peptidase substrate-binding domain-containing protein produces the protein MSAYYKSLARRTSPETVSLFPLNGAVLLPACDLPLNIFEPRYLNMVDDALKGDRLIGMIQSTKAGLAPVGGLGRIIQFSETDDGRYLIVLKGLKRFKLGADIESSAPYRQAKVDFSSFDQDADIHGAKRTTESLSEGGRTERSALTVAMKALAKKIGVQVDWQGLSDIPLPVLINQAAMISPFQPEDKQSLIEAVTTDERRRLLIGLMHLYAGGEGPNAPKTQ, from the coding sequence ATGAGCGCTTATTATAAATCACTAGCCCGAAGAACTTCACCAGAAACGGTGTCGCTCTTTCCTTTAAACGGAGCCGTATTATTACCAGCCTGTGATTTGCCATTGAATATTTTTGAGCCACGTTATCTAAATATGGTTGATGATGCTCTTAAGGGCGATCGATTAATTGGCATGATTCAAAGCACCAAGGCCGGTCTGGCCCCCGTGGGTGGGCTCGGCCGCATTATTCAATTCTCAGAGACAGATGACGGGCGCTATTTAATCGTATTAAAGGGCTTAAAGCGCTTTAAGCTTGGCGCTGATATTGAAAGCTCGGCCCCTTATCGCCAAGCTAAAGTTGATTTCTCTAGCTTTGATCAAGATGCAGATATTCACGGGGCAAAACGGACAACAGAAAGCCTGTCAGAAGGTGGAAGAACAGAGCGTTCAGCACTGACAGTTGCAATGAAGGCTTTGGCCAAAAAAATAGGGGTACAAGTCGATTGGCAAGGCCTCTCTGATATTCCATTGCCCGTTTTAATCAATCAAGCCGCCATGATTTCGCCCTTTCAACCCGAGGACAAACAGTCTCTCATCGAAGCCGTTACGACGGATGAAAGGCGGCGCTTACTTATCGGCCTTATGCATTTATATGCGGGCGGTGAAGGCCCTAACGCGCCCAAGACGCAATAG
- a CDS encoding Trm112 family protein: protein MNTSSHADILVDPKMLNVLVCPKTGGPLTYNSDTKELISKKAKLAFPVREGVPIMLIDEAKPL from the coding sequence ATGAACACCTCAAGCCACGCTGACATTTTAGTTGATCCAAAAATGCTAAATGTTCTTGTCTGCCCAAAAACAGGTGGGCCGTTAACTTATAATTCTGACACCAAGGAATTAATCAGCAAAAAAGCAAAATTAGCCTTTCCGGTTCGTGAGGGCGTTCCGATAATGTTAATTGATGAAGCAAAGCCGCTTTAA
- a CDS encoding L,D-transpeptidase family protein, whose translation MALKNSTFSNYRLFGALAISINLWAYSALVSAAALTETAVTQDTSQHAQISGVVESHLQNNAEDIFLKSGLSKGRIDAALKVYKQAGYSPLWKRGAAEKLNALPVFFKSHGLKPSVSNESIQALIQARFESRSAAERAMADLHLTILWLNLALELSGRSYDMENSSNAEQVSQRLKKAAGKDPLLEMNVFAPQAPQYENLRRALGLYTNKAHQGGWKALPVIHRPIEVGQYSLLIPAIRQRLKDEGFLSLTVVSNVVDGVQVFTSGHNNDPLQNLELYDTELESGVRAFQKHHGLNIDGVIGSMTLRVMNESADSKIKQIEDTLNAWRALSQFNASVHENYIWANIPSFTVEGWAHGKKSISMGTIVGTQDTQTPSFSDEVEYIVVNPKWYLPTSVVERQMLSKLKKNPNYAAEHHYKIYSRKTGGELDPLTVDWNQAGISRKIQMVQQPGVHNSLGQMKFIFPNRHAVYMHATPMQHLFARDMRAFSAGCIRLEDPVSMANWITNLDSEIDTEAFNQTLNSAERERFYLGEHLPIHITYMPVTADKFGMPTFHRDIYNKFKAPDYVTQPYDLVVPQRIAELKVKAPTSSSGAGSFNQHE comes from the coding sequence ATGGCCCTTAAAAATAGTACATTTTCAAACTACCGATTATTCGGCGCTTTGGCTATCAGCATCAATCTATGGGCTTATAGTGCGCTGGTATCTGCCGCGGCGCTCACTGAAACCGCTGTAACACAAGACACATCGCAACATGCTCAAATCTCTGGGGTGGTTGAAAGTCACCTCCAGAATAATGCCGAAGATATTTTTTTAAAAAGTGGGCTTTCAAAAGGCAGGATAGACGCTGCCCTAAAAGTTTATAAGCAAGCTGGATACTCGCCTTTATGGAAACGCGGAGCCGCAGAAAAGCTCAATGCGCTACCTGTATTTTTTAAAAGTCACGGACTGAAGCCCTCTGTATCAAACGAATCAATTCAAGCCCTTATTCAAGCACGTTTTGAAAGCCGCTCGGCGGCTGAACGCGCAATGGCAGATCTACATTTAACAATTCTTTGGTTAAACTTGGCCTTAGAATTGTCAGGCCGTTCATATGATATGGAAAATTCGTCAAATGCAGAGCAAGTTTCTCAGCGTTTAAAAAAGGCGGCGGGTAAAGATCCATTATTAGAAATGAATGTCTTTGCCCCTCAAGCCCCGCAATATGAAAACTTACGCCGAGCTTTAGGGTTATATACAAATAAAGCGCACCAAGGCGGATGGAAAGCCCTTCCAGTTATTCACCGCCCTATCGAAGTTGGCCAATATTCTCTCTTAATCCCAGCGATACGCCAACGACTTAAGGATGAAGGGTTTTTATCCCTGACTGTTGTCTCGAATGTTGTCGATGGGGTGCAAGTCTTCACCTCTGGACACAACAACGACCCTTTACAAAACTTGGAGCTCTATGACACAGAGTTAGAAAGCGGCGTTCGGGCGTTTCAAAAACATCACGGTCTGAATATAGACGGTGTTATTGGGTCAATGACCTTAAGAGTGATGAATGAAAGCGCTGACTCTAAAATAAAGCAGATTGAGGACACTTTGAATGCGTGGCGAGCCCTGTCGCAATTCAATGCTTCGGTACATGAAAATTATATTTGGGCCAATATTCCTTCCTTCACCGTTGAAGGCTGGGCTCATGGTAAAAAATCAATTTCCATGGGAACCATAGTTGGCACACAGGACACACAAACGCCTTCATTCTCTGATGAAGTTGAATATATCGTTGTGAATCCTAAATGGTACTTACCCACCAGTGTCGTCGAACGGCAAATGCTTTCTAAGCTGAAAAAAAATCCAAACTACGCCGCAGAACATCATTATAAAATCTATAGCCGGAAAACAGGCGGTGAATTAGACCCTCTCACTGTAGATTGGAATCAAGCCGGCATCAGCCGTAAAATTCAAATGGTGCAACAGCCCGGTGTTCACAATTCGCTTGGTCAAATGAAATTCATCTTTCCGAACCGGCATGCTGTCTATATGCATGCAACCCCCATGCAGCACTTATTCGCGCGGGATATGCGGGCTTTTAGTGCGGGTTGTATACGCCTTGAAGACCCAGTCTCTATGGCAAACTGGATTACAAATTTAGATTCAGAAATTGATACTGAGGCATTTAACCAGACCCTAAATTCAGCAGAACGCGAACGCTTTTATCTCGGAGAGCATTTGCCTATTCACATAACCTATATGCCCGTAACGGCTGATAAGTTTGGTATGCCTACATTTCACCGAGATATATATAACAAATTCAAAGCCCCTGATTATGTGACTCAACCCTATGATTTAGTTGTTCCTCAAAGAATCGCCGAATTAAAGGTAAAGGCCCCAACTTCATCCTCGGGGGCGGGCTCCTTTAATCAGCACGAATAA
- the hslV gene encoding ATP-dependent protease subunit HslV, with product MADQYDYADASQWRGTTILTVRKNGKVVIVGDGQVSAGNTVMKGNARKVRTLAGEKILTGFAGATADAFALLERLETKVEQYPTQLARACVELAKDWRTDKYLRQLQAMLIVADKSETFVLTGNGDVVEPEGGITAIGSGGNYALSAAIAMDEYEEDAETLARKAMKIADRICVFTNNNLTLESLDSDS from the coding sequence ATGGCCGATCAATATGATTATGCCGACGCTTCTCAATGGCGCGGCACAACAATTTTAACCGTCCGAAAGAATGGAAAAGTCGTCATTGTCGGCGACGGCCAAGTGAGCGCGGGTAATACCGTCATGAAAGGAAATGCTCGTAAAGTGCGCACTCTTGCAGGCGAGAAAATTCTGACGGGCTTCGCTGGCGCAACAGCAGATGCATTTGCTTTATTAGAGCGATTAGAAACCAAGGTCGAACAATACCCGACACAATTAGCCCGCGCCTGTGTTGAGCTCGCTAAGGACTGGCGTACCGACAAATATCTAAGACAGCTGCAAGCTATGTTGATTGTAGCAGACAAATCAGAAACCTTCGTTTTAACTGGCAATGGCGATGTCGTAGAGCCTGAGGGCGGCATTACCGCCATTGGATCAGGCGGAAATTATGCTCTTTCTGCGGCCATCGCTATGGATGAGTATGAGGAAGACGCGGAAACATTAGCCAGAAAGGCGATGAAAATTGCTGATCGCATTTGTGTTTTCACAAATAATAACCTTACCTTGGAGAGCTTGGATTCTGACTCTTAA
- the hslU gene encoding ATP-dependent protease ATPase subunit HslU, whose amino-acid sequence MTDSFTPREIVSELDRHIVAQADAKRAVAIALRNRWRRKKVEIDLRGEITPKNILMIGPTGVGKTEISRRLAKLAQAPFIKIEATKFTEVGYVGRDVEQIIRDLVEAAITLLRDQKREQVKAQAEKAAEARIIDALVGENAGEATRSKFRQKLISGELDDKEVELELSDTGSPFQGFEIPGQPGASMGMMDLGALFGKGGRTKKVKLRIGDAHGPLLSEEADKLLDDDSIKREAVERAEQDGIVFLDEIDKITARSDARGGDVSREGVQRDLLPLIEGTTVATKYGPVKTDHILFIASGAFHVAKPSDLLPELQGRLPIRVELRALKEEDFVRILTEPEASLIKQYKALMETEDVTLDFTEDGIAEIAKISAEVNANVENIGARRLHTVMERLLDDISFTATDKSGENLKIDADYVREHVGKLASNQDLSKFIL is encoded by the coding sequence ATGACAGATAGTTTTACACCCAGAGAAATTGTTTCTGAACTCGATCGCCATATTGTGGCTCAAGCCGATGCCAAACGGGCGGTCGCAATTGCGCTTCGTAATCGCTGGCGCCGAAAAAAAGTCGAAATCGATTTACGGGGCGAAATCACCCCTAAAAACATTCTCATGATTGGCCCCACAGGGGTTGGTAAAACTGAGATATCGCGCCGCCTCGCGAAACTAGCGCAAGCCCCTTTTATAAAAATAGAAGCCACTAAATTTACAGAAGTGGGTTATGTGGGCCGTGACGTCGAGCAAATTATTCGAGATTTGGTCGAAGCGGCAATTACGTTGCTACGTGATCAAAAACGGGAACAAGTGAAAGCTCAAGCTGAAAAAGCCGCAGAAGCCCGTATCATTGATGCGCTAGTCGGTGAAAATGCAGGAGAGGCCACACGTAGTAAATTTAGACAAAAGCTTATTTCTGGAGAGCTAGACGACAAAGAAGTCGAGTTAGAGCTTTCCGATACTGGCTCGCCCTTTCAAGGTTTTGAGATACCAGGACAACCCGGCGCAAGCATGGGCATGATGGACCTTGGGGCACTTTTTGGAAAAGGTGGCCGCACTAAAAAAGTTAAACTCCGTATAGGCGACGCTCATGGCCCTTTGCTCTCAGAAGAAGCGGATAAATTATTAGATGACGACTCCATCAAGCGCGAAGCCGTAGAGCGCGCGGAACAAGACGGTATCGTCTTCTTGGATGAGATAGATAAAATCACAGCGCGTTCAGATGCTCGCGGAGGCGATGTTTCCCGTGAAGGCGTACAACGAGATTTACTGCCCTTAATTGAGGGGACAACTGTCGCAACCAAATATGGGCCCGTCAAAACAGACCATATTCTCTTTATTGCCAGCGGCGCTTTCCACGTTGCGAAACCCTCTGACTTGTTACCCGAGCTTCAAGGCCGTCTTCCAATTCGAGTCGAATTACGAGCATTAAAAGAAGAAGACTTTGTTCGCATCCTGACAGAACCAGAAGCCAGCCTTATTAAACAATACAAAGCGCTCATGGAAACCGAGGATGTAACGCTTGATTTCACAGAAGACGGTATTGCCGAAATCGCGAAAATATCAGCAGAGGTAAATGCAAATGTTGAGAATATTGGAGCGCGGCGATTACATACTGTGATGGAACGCTTGCTTGATGATATCAGCTTCACGGCTACTGATAAAAGCGGTGAAAATCTGAAAATTGATGCAGATTATGTCCGCGAACATGTAGGAAAATTGGCAAGCAACCAAGATTTGAGCAAGTTTATTTTATAA
- a CDS encoding Smr/MutS family protein, protein MSWDKEKALKPQDKADWKRVARTVAPRRYFKGKGSAKPLPTREDFANMLRIGPVESATAKAIPKTLEVNNDKKTRRGRVEIDAKIDLHDMTQAEAQPALVKAVMRAAKHNKKCLLVVTGKGQRLDGVLRRNFPNWINDPSLRPLIATYAQAHIKHGGSGAWYVFLKR, encoded by the coding sequence ATGAGTTGGGACAAAGAGAAAGCCTTAAAACCTCAAGATAAAGCGGATTGGAAACGTGTCGCCCGCACAGTTGCGCCGCGTCGATATTTTAAAGGCAAGGGCAGTGCAAAACCTCTGCCGACTCGAGAAGACTTTGCAAATATGTTGCGTATAGGGCCTGTGGAATCGGCGACAGCTAAGGCAATACCTAAAACCCTTGAAGTGAATAATGACAAGAAAACGCGCCGTGGCCGCGTAGAAATTGATGCGAAAATTGACTTACACGACATGACTCAAGCCGAAGCGCAGCCCGCTTTGGTAAAGGCTGTTATGCGGGCGGCCAAGCATAATAAGAAATGTTTGCTTGTAGTCACTGGCAAGGGCCAAAGATTAGACGGTGTTTTGCGCCGAAACTTCCCTAACTGGATTAATGATCCAAGCCTGAGACCACTTATAGCCACCTATGCACAGGCTCATATCAAACATGGTGGTTCTGGTGCGTGGTATGTGTTCCTAAAGCGTTAG
- the mltA gene encoding murein transglycosylase A: MPRLQLFGLLGAIALTACASTGTPPYDQGPFDNAPISDNGTIIQAEPLNLPPLAPEIPAPRAPVTAPPEEPLIEAPLWYDNLAHWAEADHRPAKAAFTRSCQSWVKADPDKALNPNLPQYGTYRDWLPACARLAAFDKTNGTDSKYSARLFFETEFAPLSLKTLNAEEGLLTGYYEPEIHVRLTPDKTYYEPILAKPTNASIMNLPRSEINAKSARVIAYGRPIDVFFMQIQGSGRIRYKDGRSLRAAYAGNNGKPYKSIGRVLVDRGDMKLNKASKQAIENWMEKNGPKKTKALMNENPRYIFFAEQTIKEGEGPSGAMRVPLTEMGSMAVDPRYHPYGTLAWLETKLPQEGGDYRGEPAGVLVSAQDTGSAIRGALRGDLFFGAGDEAGARAGVMKHAVRWTLLVPKSIAPPLMALPNS, translated from the coding sequence ATGCCTCGTTTACAGTTGTTCGGATTATTGGGCGCTATCGCCCTGACTGCCTGCGCCTCAACAGGAACGCCGCCTTATGATCAAGGACCCTTTGATAATGCGCCCATAAGTGACAATGGAACCATCATTCAGGCAGAGCCCTTAAATCTTCCGCCCCTTGCCCCAGAAATTCCAGCGCCACGCGCTCCAGTCACAGCGCCCCCTGAGGAACCATTAATAGAGGCCCCTCTTTGGTATGATAATCTCGCGCATTGGGCTGAAGCAGATCACAGACCAGCCAAGGCGGCCTTTACACGGTCCTGCCAAAGTTGGGTAAAGGCTGATCCGGACAAAGCTTTGAATCCAAATTTACCCCAATATGGAACCTACCGTGATTGGTTGCCAGCCTGCGCTCGCCTTGCTGCCTTCGATAAGACAAATGGTACGGATTCCAAATATAGCGCCCGATTATTTTTTGAGACAGAGTTCGCCCCGCTATCTTTGAAAACATTAAATGCTGAAGAAGGCTTGTTGACCGGATATTATGAACCAGAAATTCATGTGCGTTTAACACCAGACAAAACATATTATGAACCCATATTGGCTAAACCAACAAACGCCAGCATAATGAATTTGCCGCGATCAGAGATAAACGCAAAAAGTGCACGAGTCATTGCTTATGGACGGCCGATTGATGTGTTCTTTATGCAGATTCAGGGGTCAGGTAGAATTCGTTATAAAGATGGTCGTAGCCTGAGAGCAGCCTATGCAGGAAATAATGGAAAACCTTATAAATCTATAGGTCGTGTTTTGGTGGACCGCGGGGACATGAAGTTAAATAAGGCCTCGAAACAGGCTATAGAAAACTGGATGGAAAAGAACGGGCCGAAAAAAACAAAAGCGCTCATGAATGAGAATCCGCGCTATATATTCTTTGCTGAACAAACAATTAAAGAGGGTGAAGGTCCTAGCGGCGCCATGCGTGTCCCGTTGACAGAAATGGGTTCTATGGCCGTTGACCCACGATATCACCCTTATGGCACACTGGCTTGGCTTGAAACCAAGCTTCCACAAGAGGGTGGTGATTATAGAGGTGAGCCAGCTGGAGTTTTGGTTTCAGCTCAGGATACAGGGAGCGCAATTCGAGGCGCGCTAAGAGGAGACTTGTTTTTTGGGGCTGGCGATGAAGCTGGCGCTAGAGCGGGCGTTATGAAACACGCTGTGCGCTGGACATTATTAGTTCCAAAATCGATAGCCCCTCCTCTTATGGCGTTACCAAATAGCTAA
- a CDS encoding Tim44/TimA family putative adaptor protein, with protein MYEVILYAAIATVVCVMFYSVLGRSVGKGPEDAIDPENYIGLKEKNGLSVVTPISPEMESIGVAAIAKKDPNFSPVHFVDIAKQVYSMVLEAYAAGDKDTLSNLLSKETYLAYEEAIDARESAGHKQVTDLGRLRKTSIKEASLDGNIATIAVLYEADLTSALLDDEGHVVQGDPDILSSISEVWTFERNLKSSDPTWRLSDVEPSEGDTLEADPTPDTKPSA; from the coding sequence ATGTACGAAGTCATTCTTTATGCTGCGATTGCAACTGTTGTTTGCGTCATGTTTTATAGTGTTTTAGGCCGATCTGTCGGCAAAGGCCCAGAAGACGCGATTGACCCAGAAAACTATATAGGACTGAAAGAAAAGAATGGCCTGTCAGTGGTGACGCCAATTTCGCCAGAGATGGAATCAATTGGCGTAGCGGCGATAGCTAAAAAAGACCCTAATTTTTCTCCGGTACACTTTGTTGATATCGCAAAGCAGGTCTATTCAATGGTATTAGAAGCTTATGCAGCCGGGGATAAAGACACATTATCGAACCTTCTAAGTAAAGAGACTTATCTGGCGTATGAAGAGGCAATTGATGCAAGAGAATCTGCAGGACATAAACAGGTAACAGATTTAGGCCGATTAAGAAAAACCTCTATTAAAGAAGCTTCGCTTGACGGAAATATAGCAACCATTGCGGTTTTGTATGAAGCTGATCTTACATCTGCCCTATTAGATGATGAAGGTCACGTAGTACAAGGTGATCCAGACATTCTGTCCTCAATCTCAGAAGTCTGGACATTTGAACGAAATCTTAAATCATCTGATCCGACATGGCGTTTATCAGACGTAGAACCGTCTGAGGGCGACACATTAGAGGCTGACCCAACGCCAGATACAAAACCGTCAGCATAA
- the secB gene encoding protein-export chaperone SecB, which produces MLSVLAQYTKDLSFENPNAPDSLRSGLPAPQIGINIEIGRQMLENDNVEVTLMLRAEASRGSDVAFIAELEYAGLFAFQGVSVEEIQPLILIECPRLLFPFARQIMAEMTQNGGFPPIMLEPPDFAAMFREEMMRRAADAPTN; this is translated from the coding sequence ATGTTGAGTGTATTAGCACAATATACGAAAGATTTGAGCTTTGAAAATCCAAATGCTCCAGATTCTTTACGCTCTGGGCTCCCAGCCCCTCAAATCGGTATTAATATCGAAATTGGTCGCCAAATGCTTGAAAACGACAATGTCGAAGTGACTTTAATGCTCCGAGCAGAAGCCAGTAGAGGCTCTGATGTCGCTTTCATCGCAGAGCTAGAATATGCTGGGCTGTTTGCCTTTCAAGGCGTCAGTGTAGAGGAAATTCAGCCACTCATTCTAATTGAATGTCCGCGTCTTCTCTTCCCATTTGCCCGTCAAATTATGGCGGAAATGACTCAAAATGGTGGCTTCCCACCTATTATGTTGGAGCCGCCGGATTTTGCTGCCATGTTCCGCGAGGAAATGATGCGCCGCGCCGCAGATGCACCTACGAACTAG
- a CDS encoding PQQ-dependent sugar dehydrogenase produces MKPLKIACYAVIMFMTSSCLETQTSPTLEEISSIAFDIKTEATALINPWSVAELPNGDFLITERGGRLIRVSQGKPVALSGLPDDILVAGQGGLLDIVLAPDFTETSEIYFSYAYGQIEANGTALAKAKLSSTNIEDVEVIFRANPPKSAPQHFGSRIAFLPDDTIILTLGEGFALREDAQKPNTHLGKLIRLNRDGSAPINNPFIESPEYKAEIYSLGHRNVQGLVFDKATGVLWSHEHGPRGGDELNIIRPGENYGWPIVTKGTDYNGARITPFEEKEGMVEPVYYWVPSIAPSGLAIYRGDMFPEWQGDAIIGGLASRDLRLVNLKGGQAVNEIDLLSDLDKRIRDVRIAKDGSLLVLTDDDENGQLLRVSAK; encoded by the coding sequence ATGAAGCCTTTAAAGATAGCTTGCTATGCGGTGATAATGTTTATGACATCATCCTGTTTAGAAACACAAACAAGCCCAACCCTAGAAGAAATATCTTCAATAGCATTTGATATTAAGACAGAGGCTACTGCCTTGATAAACCCTTGGAGCGTTGCAGAGCTTCCTAATGGTGATTTTTTGATAACAGAACGCGGTGGACGGCTAATACGAGTTTCACAAGGAAAGCCAGTTGCATTAAGCGGTCTTCCCGATGACATCTTGGTCGCAGGACAAGGCGGTCTATTAGATATTGTATTGGCGCCAGATTTTACGGAAACGTCAGAGATATATTTTTCTTATGCTTATGGTCAGATAGAAGCCAATGGAACAGCTTTAGCAAAAGCAAAGCTATCATCGACGAATATTGAGGATGTGGAGGTTATTTTCAGAGCAAACCCGCCTAAATCAGCCCCGCAACATTTTGGTAGTAGAATAGCCTTTCTCCCAGACGATACGATTATTTTAACTCTCGGTGAAGGCTTTGCCCTACGAGAAGACGCTCAAAAACCAAACACTCACCTCGGGAAACTCATACGTCTGAATAGAGACGGGAGCGCGCCAATAAATAACCCTTTTATTGAATCACCAGAATATAAGGCTGAGATATATTCTTTAGGACATAGAAATGTTCAAGGTCTGGTTTTTGATAAGGCAACAGGCGTGCTTTGGTCGCATGAACACGGCCCGCGCGGCGGTGACGAATTAAATATAATCCGTCCCGGAGAAAATTATGGATGGCCCATTGTAACAAAGGGAACAGATTATAATGGCGCCCGTATCACGCCCTTTGAAGAAAAAGAAGGAATGGTAGAGCCAGTATATTATTGGGTTCCATCAATCGCGCCGAGTGGTTTGGCAATATATCGTGGAGACATGTTTCCTGAATGGCAAGGGGATGCCATAATTGGCGGACTGGCCTCCCGCGATCTGCGTCTGGTAAATTTAAAAGGGGGGCAAGCTGTAAACGAGATTGACCTCTTAAGTGATTTAGACAAACGCATCAGAGATGTTCGCATTGCAAAAGATGGCAGTCTTTTGGTTCTTACAGACGATGATGAGAATGGTCAGCTTTTAAGGGTATCAGCCAAATAA